A genomic window from Pseudomonas argentinensis includes:
- a CDS encoding TIGR02647 family protein: MVFNADLVAELEILLLFNLDNGQEGLKIHHDAASSAVAAAGRLHDKGLITLPDGGYLTRLGHEAAEHAQSLKTILTTAQAR; encoded by the coding sequence ATGGTCTTTAATGCCGATCTGGTCGCCGAACTGGAAATTCTTTTGCTGTTCAACCTCGACAATGGTCAGGAGGGTCTGAAAATCCACCACGATGCCGCCTCGTCGGCCGTCGCCGCTGCCGGGCGTCTGCATGACAAGGGCCTGATCACCCTCCCCGATGGCGGCTACCTGACCCGCCTGGGCCACGAAGCCGCCGAGCACGCGCAAAGCCTGAAAACCATCCTCACCACTGCCCAGGCACGCTGA
- a CDS encoding class I adenylate cyclase, translating to MTRHLPLRPDIDDGIDRKVLTQLRARFMRINHGRQQRAMQALSPRQQRVLTLLPLLFHVNHPLLPGYVSAQAPAGLAGFEPAADLLAEAQRLTRSFAYKPARAQAPMPIHGLFLMGSLGTLAQAEQSDMDLWVCHASDLDAVARETLQRKCDLLQSWAAGQGAEAHFFLIDPERFRSGVREAQLTSDDCGTTQHFLLLDEFYRTAIWLGGRMPLWWLVPAGDEHRYAQVTETLLSKRFVRAEDVLDFGHLAQVPAGEFLGAGMWQLFKGIESPYKSALKLLLTEVYASEHPQVRCLSLRFKQAVYDGLLDLDELDPYVLIYRRLEEYLQARGETERLELVRRCLYLKVNKKISKPPRHREKSWQRLLLERLTGEWGWGERQLILLDSRSQWKVRQVVAERQALVNELNYSYRFLSLFARHRADGVAADSRDLAVLGRRLYAAFERRAGKVEFINPGIAPDLGEDTLTLVHNPTPKGERWALYNGSLGPQEWQDFAPLRQARSLIELLAWSHRNGVIDSGTHLSLHPGDSDLAEFELSQLLGCLAQNLPMPLPAVTEAALARPRRPAEELLLINVGRDPLKQHSQMNVHMTSERTDPLGYSGVRDNLVLTLDRITLNSWNELLVERYEGPTALLDCLSDVLSALPARGERANLRVFCYCRNRAATIVERVEGLLGELIDCLDSGERPRYLLQIARRYHLLDLSPGNVRHSMLQDRPALLEHLAQDRAEYSALRLDRNALAGDDLALILEAGRPACIQVFYRLHETEGLAQISVLDECGALWRSQAPFHNETSLLTPLHRFLQSLLFRRAAAQALEGPQQPLEILYHQLLPAAPLRAQRLEPRSPPQSELSLPFYDVQAIVEPGTGPRAYISLFCNHREFSELEHGEQLFANVARHILAQRSEEQPYPCYITDLDLCALLGDRQPSAVHYLRYKASLEEALNGALAAPRSY from the coding sequence ATGACGCGCCACCTTCCCCTGCGCCCCGACATCGATGACGGCATCGACCGCAAGGTGCTGACCCAGCTGCGTGCGCGCTTCATGCGCATCAACCACGGTCGTCAGCAGCGCGCCATGCAGGCCCTGTCGCCCCGCCAGCAGCGGGTGCTGACGTTGCTGCCACTGCTGTTCCACGTCAATCATCCGCTGCTGCCCGGCTATGTGTCGGCGCAGGCGCCGGCCGGGCTGGCCGGCTTCGAACCCGCGGCCGACTTGCTGGCCGAAGCCCAGCGCCTGACCCGCTCGTTCGCCTACAAGCCGGCTCGCGCCCAGGCGCCGATGCCCATTCATGGCCTGTTTCTGATGGGCAGCCTGGGCACCCTGGCCCAGGCCGAGCAGAGCGACATGGACCTGTGGGTCTGCCACGCCAGTGATCTCGACGCGGTCGCCCGCGAAACGCTGCAACGCAAATGCGACCTGCTGCAGAGCTGGGCGGCCGGCCAGGGTGCCGAGGCGCATTTCTTCCTGATCGACCCCGAACGCTTTCGCAGCGGCGTGCGGGAAGCGCAGCTGACCTCGGACGACTGCGGCACCACCCAGCATTTCCTGCTCCTCGACGAGTTCTACCGCACGGCGATCTGGCTGGGCGGGCGCATGCCGCTGTGGTGGCTGGTGCCGGCCGGCGACGAACATCGCTACGCCCAGGTGACCGAGACCTTGCTGAGCAAACGCTTCGTCCGCGCCGAAGACGTGCTCGATTTTGGCCACCTGGCCCAGGTGCCGGCTGGTGAATTTCTCGGTGCCGGCATGTGGCAGCTGTTCAAGGGCATCGAATCACCCTACAAGTCGGCGCTCAAGTTGCTGCTCACCGAGGTCTATGCCAGCGAGCATCCCCAGGTGCGCTGCCTGTCGCTGCGCTTCAAGCAGGCGGTCTACGACGGCCTGCTCGACCTCGACGAGCTGGACCCCTATGTGCTGATCTACCGCCGCCTGGAGGAATACCTGCAGGCGCGCGGCGAAACCGAGCGCCTGGAGCTGGTCAGGCGCTGCCTGTACCTGAAGGTCAACAAGAAGATCAGCAAACCACCGCGCCACCGTGAAAAGAGCTGGCAACGCCTGCTGCTCGAGCGGCTGACGGGCGAGTGGGGCTGGGGCGAACGCCAGCTGATCCTGCTCGACAGCCGCAGTCAGTGGAAGGTCCGCCAGGTCGTCGCCGAACGCCAGGCGCTGGTCAACGAACTCAACTACAGCTACCGCTTTCTGTCGCTGTTCGCCCGCCATCGCGCCGATGGCGTGGCCGCCGATAGCCGCGACCTGGCCGTATTGGGCCGACGCCTGTATGCCGCCTTCGAACGCCGCGCCGGCAAGGTGGAATTCATCAACCCGGGCATCGCCCCGGATCTGGGCGAAGACACCCTGACCCTGGTGCATAACCCGACGCCCAAGGGCGAGCGCTGGGCGCTTTACAACGGCAGCCTGGGCCCACAGGAATGGCAGGATTTCGCGCCCCTGCGCCAGGCCCGCAGCCTGATCGAGCTGCTCGCCTGGAGCCACCGCAACGGCGTGATCGACAGCGGCACCCACCTGTCACTGCATCCGGGCGACAGCGATCTTGCCGAGTTCGAACTCAGCCAGTTGCTCGGCTGCCTGGCCCAGAACCTGCCCATGCCGTTGCCAGCCGTGACCGAGGCCGCCCTGGCGCGACCGCGTCGGCCGGCCGAGGAGCTGTTGCTGATCAACGTCGGCCGCGACCCGCTCAAGCAGCACAGCCAGATGAACGTGCACATGACCAGTGAGCGCACCGACCCACTGGGCTACTCGGGCGTGCGCGACAACCTGGTACTGACCCTCGACCGGATCACCCTCAACAGCTGGAACGAGCTGCTGGTCGAACGTTACGAGGGTCCCACCGCCCTGCTTGACTGCCTGAGCGATGTACTCAGTGCCCTGCCCGCCCGCGGTGAGCGTGCCAACCTGCGGGTGTTCTGCTATTGCCGCAACCGCGCCGCGACCATAGTCGAGCGCGTCGAGGGCCTGCTCGGCGAGTTGATCGACTGCCTCGACAGCGGCGAGCGGCCGCGCTACCTGCTGCAGATCGCCCGCCGCTATCACCTGCTCGATCTGTCACCCGGCAACGTCCGGCACAGCATGCTGCAGGATCGGCCTGCGCTGCTCGAACACCTTGCCCAGGATCGCGCCGAGTACAGCGCGCTGCGCCTGGACCGCAACGCGCTGGCGGGCGACGACCTGGCGCTGATCCTCGAAGCCGGACGCCCGGCGTGCATCCAGGTGTTCTACCGCCTGCACGAAACGGAGGGTCTGGCCCAGATCAGCGTGCTGGACGAATGCGGTGCACTCTGGCGTAGCCAGGCGCCGTTCCATAACGAAACCAGCCTGCTGACGCCGCTGCACCGCTTCCTGCAATCGTTGCTGTTCCGGCGCGCTGCCGCCCAGGCCCTGGAAGGGCCGCAACAGCCCCTGGAAATTCTCTACCACCAACTGCTGCCCGCCGCCCCGCTGCGCGCGCAACGCCTGGAGCCCAGGTCGCCGCCGCAGAGCGAACTCAGCCTGCCGTTCTATGACGTGCAGGCCATCGTCGAGCCGGGCACCGGCCCGCGCGCCTACATCAGCCTGTTCTGCAATCATCGGGAATTTTCCGAACTCGAACACGGCGAGCAGCTGTTCGCCAACGTGGCCCGGCATATCCTCGCCCAGCGCAGCGAGGAGCAGCCGTATCCCTGCTATATCACCGACCTGGACCTTTGCGCGCTACTCGGCGACAGGCAACCCTCGGCAGTGCATTACCTGCGCTACAAGGCCAGCCTCGAAGAGGCACTGAACGGTGCGCTGGCCGCACCCAGATCTTATTGA
- a CDS encoding sigma-70 family RNA polymerase sigma factor encodes MSPATNPKLDLYLLHRLALVDYAASLLSCRAQAEDVVQEAWLRFSSRDSVDAVIEQPVGYLYRIVRNLAFDLSRRDATERRQPDGDELLETLSDDKPGPEQQASTSAELRLVNAALAELPPRVQRAFAMHRLEGHTLQQIAVTLNISVGLAHQLVHQALCHCADRLEQANG; translated from the coding sequence GTGTCCCCAGCAACCAATCCCAAACTCGACCTGTACCTCCTCCACCGCCTCGCCCTGGTGGACTACGCCGCCTCGCTGCTCAGTTGCCGCGCCCAGGCCGAAGACGTGGTGCAGGAAGCCTGGCTGCGCTTCAGCAGCCGCGACAGCGTCGACGCGGTGATCGAGCAGCCAGTGGGCTATCTCTACCGAATCGTCCGCAACCTGGCATTCGACCTGAGCCGCCGGGACGCGACCGAGCGCCGCCAACCCGATGGCGACGAGCTGCTCGAAACCCTCTCCGACGACAAGCCGGGGCCCGAGCAACAGGCCAGCACCAGCGCCGAGCTGCGCCTGGTCAACGCGGCCCTGGCTGAACTGCCGCCTCGCGTGCAGCGCGCCTTCGCCATGCACCGCCTGGAAGGCCATACCCTGCAGCAGATCGCCGTCACCTTGAATATTTCCGTCGGCCTGGCGCACCAACTGGTGCACCAGGCGCTGTGTCATTGCGCCGATCGCCTGGAGCAGGCCAATGGCTGA
- a CDS encoding FecR family protein, producing MTGNLTHTALDWLLRIQQRPEDAALRTELAAWLAIDPRHVEAYRKAERVWQLTGSTAAAAAPPPTERPRIPAAGIAAAAVSAPGSQRPRRRRWPALLAGSLAACFMLWMAPDAYLRYQSDYRTGLGQQRSIELDDGSRVQLDSQSAISVEFDGSRREVRLLSGQAFFQVIPDQSRPFRVDADNLQITVTGTAFNVAVRPSQLTVAVQHGSVRVAEGNQTLAEALRTGDRLQWRGSDQVTRDTLPVSRIAAWQQGRLVVRDARIADVLDELRPYLPGKLALRDVELGDRRITGVYDLRNPDAALRAIIQPYQGRVSTWTAWLRVVDREP from the coding sequence ATGACCGGCAACCTCACCCACACCGCACTGGACTGGCTGCTGCGCATCCAGCAGCGCCCCGAGGACGCCGCGCTGCGGACCGAGCTGGCCGCCTGGCTGGCCATCGACCCCCGTCATGTCGAGGCCTACCGCAAGGCCGAGCGGGTCTGGCAACTGACCGGCTCGACCGCGGCAGCGGCAGCCCCGCCTCCCACCGAACGCCCCCGCATACCGGCCGCCGGCATCGCTGCCGCGGCGGTTTCAGCTCCAGGCTCGCAGCGCCCACGCAGGCGGCGCTGGCCAGCCCTGCTGGCGGGTTCGCTGGCCGCCTGTTTCATGCTGTGGATGGCCCCTGACGCCTATCTCCGCTACCAGAGCGACTACCGTACGGGCCTGGGTCAGCAGCGCAGCATCGAGCTGGACGACGGCAGCCGCGTGCAGCTCGACAGCCAGTCGGCGATCAGCGTCGAGTTCGACGGCAGCCGCCGTGAGGTACGCCTGCTCAGCGGCCAGGCGTTCTTCCAAGTAATCCCGGACCAGAGCCGCCCCTTCAGGGTCGATGCGGACAACCTGCAGATCACCGTGACCGGCACAGCGTTCAACGTGGCCGTGCGCCCCAGCCAACTGACCGTCGCGGTGCAGCATGGCTCGGTGCGGGTGGCCGAGGGCAACCAGACATTGGCCGAAGCGCTGCGCACAGGCGACCGGCTGCAGTGGCGCGGCAGCGACCAGGTTACTCGCGACACACTCCCTGTCAGCCGGATAGCCGCCTGGCAGCAAGGCCGTCTGGTGGTGCGCGACGCCCGCATTGCCGATGTGCTCGACGAATTGCGCCCCTATCTGCCGGGCAAGCTGGCGTTACGCGATGTCGAACTGGGCGACAGGCGCATCACCGGCGTTTACGACCTGCGCAACCCGGATGCCGCCCTGCGCGCCATCATCCAACCCTATCAGGGGCGAGTCAGCACCTGGACAGCCTGGCTGCGAGTCGTCGACCGCGAACCCTGA